From the Catharus ustulatus isolate bCatUst1 chromosome 2, bCatUst1.pri.v2, whole genome shotgun sequence genome, the window CAGAGAGtcctattagaaaaaaaatgtcaggcaatgaattttattttgcacatCAATGACTGAATTTCAGCACCATATGCTAACTCAAACCTCTTTGCAGCACAGGATGAGGAACACAAAATCCTGTCTGCACAtgtctgaaaagaaatgttctGTCTCTCAACTCATCTATGTTGGCATCAATGAAAATATGTGTTCTTTCACAAGTTGTGAATCAGAAACTTTTTATGTATGGAAAGGTTTTGTTCCCTTCTGGTCACTTCAGACGTAATTATGCTCCACTGCTTTCAGTTTACTGGTTTTTTGTGGACTAATTAATTGTATATAAACATAAGAAATACCCTGTGGGGTCAGTCCAGCTGTCCTGCTgttctgcctgcagcagtgagaACAGGAGGTGTTACTCAGAAATAATCCACAACTCTGGCCACATCCTGCAGCCCGTTCCTGAGTATTCCCCCAGCACCTACAGCTGCTGAATTAAGGATGTGAGCTTGTGAATCCATCTCTAGCCCTTTTTGGTGGCTTTCCATGTACCAGCTTTCCATGCATTTGCCTGCTCCCGTTTGCAGCCTGCTCGCGCTGTCCCCCATCGCAGCATCGGTGGGAGAAGGTGAAGTGCCTCTCTGTCCGCTACAAAAGGTactcctgggagcagctcacCTCGGGGAAACAGCACTGCTCTCACCTGAAATGTCTTTCTTTGACTCAGGTTGGTAGGCTTTCTCCTAAACTTGTTCAGGCTTACTTTAAAATCTTCCTTGTCTGCCCTGTGTGTCCTCTGTCCAGCTAGATGCATTTATATTGTCGCACAGATTATGTCCATTTTTGTTTCTAACACCAAAAACTGTTGCTACTGTaagatttattttgttccttttcttgttCCACATCCCCTTTTGACttatgttttcaaaaaaaatcatgttaatATTAGCCACAAGTATTTTAACTAGCTTAGTGTTTTCCAacctcatttttccctttctgacaGTTTAAATAAAGTACTTATGTGTTCCTAGGACTGTTTTTGACTGCTTCATTCCATGGGGAGGGATAAGTCACTATGTGCTGAATAGCAAACCATCAAAATTTccttgtttatattttatattttccctgactttttcctctttccacaCATCACAGTGCTCTAGATCAACAATTAATGGCACAGCTCACCCCTTCCCTCTCCAGACaattagaattattttcttacctGGGCACACCAAGCAGGAGAATTCACTCTTCTTTTGGCTGGCTCTGTGCACAGTGTGACTTGCATGCTATAGCTGCTGCTGATGCTACAGTTGAGATCACTCCAGAATGACCCAGATTGGGAAACCTCAGCCTTacatgtttttctgaaattattttttcacagcaCTTCATAAACAAGGGCAGCATTCCTTAAGTGATCTCTTTTTCACTGCATTGTGATAAAATTGCATTATAAATTAATCTCTATATGTATGTGATTTTAAGTATATGTGTATTTAGTTTTTCCAGGAAACCTCATTGCAGAGTTTTGTGATGTGCTGAACATTCACACGTTTTCCTCTACGTAACCAGAGCCACTTACTAGCCAATGTATTGTAAACCTTTTGATATAGCTCCAGGTGCTGTTCCCTGAATACCATACGTCTGagaatttaaaagagaaaacaatcaGAGCCAAGATAAATCAGTTACTGAGTGAAAGCCTCTGAACATGGAGGCATATGAACACAGAAGGTatcaaatgttatttttcatcaaaacaACCTCTGAATGAGACCCTTCAGAGAAATAGTAACGCTGTCTTGCTAAAACCAACTTTGATCAGTCTGAATCTGTTTGCTCACTGTATTCAAAATTTAGCAAACACCTGAAATTCTCTTGCTCAAACTTATTCAAATGGCAAGATTCATCTCTTCTTATGGTTCATATCCTCCCAAACCAGGTAGCACAAGTCACAGCCTAGAAATATCAGTTCTCTATGGTCACAAGAGGCCAAATGACACATACAAGTACAGCTACTGGGCTAAAATTTGGTCGTGGGTATGTCAGGGGGGCCCTATCCAAAACACCTGCGGTGTCAGTAGTGTCATATCTGTTGTGTTGGATTGCAATCAAAGCTGTGCTGTCGCTCAAAACCAGTGCTCTATGGCACACATTCTCTTTGGCCCTGGCACCCAGTTAGAGTGGGAACATCCTGGGAACAGCAGGCACCAGTCAACAAGACCTGTCAAACATGTGTCATTTCATATTCACTTTTTGCTCTTTCAACACCTTTTAAGCATCTAGGTGACACTTTCCTAATATTTCACagatgcaaaatgaaaaccTCATGTTCTAACTACTTTTTCAACCAAACTTGGAACTAAGGAGTCTCAGTTTCCTCAGACCTGTGGCCTGAAACTTTTGCTATGGCACGTGTTACAGTCATTCCTGTCCTGCTGATATTAAGCTTTTTCCAGCATAAGACACTGTTTTCCACAATCCTGGCAAGTGGACAAGAAGACATCAAGGGTAAGTAAAGTACTAACAGTTCCTATGCTAGCCATCCCAGATGTTTAATGTGAGCAATCTAATTGTCAAGGCACTTTGTATGATGCACAGAGAGACTTGCAGTAGGAGAGGTGTTCAAGACAGGCAAAAGTGAATCAATTAATTTTGAGAGCTGCAAAGAGCAGCATGATTCCCATTGCTGAAAGTCATATTCAGCAAAGCTCAGAAATTCCTGCTCCATGCAAGAACAGAGGTCCTGGTAAAGCTACTGTGCATGCAAGCCTTGCTGAGGGACAATTCCTTTGTGTAAGCAGTGGAGAATCCTCTCTTCATGAAGTATCATTTTAATTGCAGATGCACTTAGGCTGCATAATGTTCTGTGGATCACCAAGAATGATTCAAGAGTTATTTTGTCCTGGAACAATAACCTGACAAAAGAAGAAACCAAGAAATATGCTGTGAAGTATATTTTGGTTTATAAATTCTTCAATACcaccaaggaaaggaaagtaaGTTCTTCAGAGGTTGCACATAGTGTAAAGTGAAATAATATATCATATCATTCAGTAGATAAATTTccataatttcctttttaatactTAGAACTGTCTACCTTCACAGAagttcttctttctcctcttagGAAAGactgcaggagaaggaaaagataaTACATCTTAAATTACACTCTGGTTTTAATGCTAAGGTTAAGACACAACTTTttgcaaaagaaacagaagacatAATTAAGGAGAGTGACTGGACAGAACTTATTTACAAGGCACCTCCAGGTCAGCAATTTCCTAGTTGTTGTTAGGACATCCAAACATTTATGATAATTTCCTGTCTTACTTGGAGAATTCCTGAAATCTCATTATTATCTTCTGCTACTTTATTCTATTAAGAATAAAGAGATATTgcagaattatttcctttattagATGTGTTCAGATTCAGAAAACTGCAGCTTTGCTGAGCAAGATGTCAGTATGACCCAAACACTTCATTTTCCCTACCAGCCCATGTCTCATGAAGATTGCCTTCTCTATCACATGACTTCAGCAATTCTCAAAAGatcagaaattttaatttatttttaagtgagtTAGTAAATCTTTGGTGTTAGTGGCAGATGTGCTCCCCAGTTTTCACTGtctaaaaagcaaaaagacCTACTTTTTGCTCACATAATACTTTTTCATGCTTCTAGAAATATGCCAATATAATGGGCTTGTAAAGGCAGCTGTCATATTGTTACTAGGAAATCAATGTCAAACAaacactatttttaatttttgccaaTTCTTTCTTGCAGTCTACATTCAGAATCTTTCATGCATCATATATAACATTACTTTTTTCAACTGCACCTGGCACATCAAAGAAGAAGCTCCTGAAGATATCCAGATCTTTACCTCATACAGGTAAGCATGTTTAGCAAAATAAGTAGTAAACCATGATTTTGGATCTAAGCCTTTGATTTTGAAAACTTCTATTTCCTTCTCACAGACATGTAGGAAAAGTTTTTGCATGCCAGCaatacataaaaaatataaagaagaaaaatattggaTGCcatatgaaagaaataaatttccaaCCAtctaggaaaataaatttaaatataactGTGAGAAATTTGAGAAATAGTTCAAGAGGACTGTCTTATTACAAAGCTTTCACACCTCAGACAATAGGTAAGTATTGTCTATTATTGTATATTATGAAAAGTTTATTTATTGGTTACTTCatggaaagcaaaaaaggaaaaaggtgtGACAAGTCATAATATTAATTCTAACTAGATATTCATCTCAGTGTGAATGTTACATAAAGATTAAACAAAATGGATTAGGGTggaaggtttttaattttttttctgatttaataaCATTGTTTatctataattttaattaaaataaaagataggCTTATGTgagaaaacaatatttaaaagcattatattcttgttttcccatttttttcttttctatctttttttattGTGCTGAGCAAGTCTTATTAAGAAAAAGAGCATAAATAGTCACAAGTCTAATTTATAACCTGAATTTAATGTTCTCAAACATTAGTAgcctttttatttactttttaagttaaaaatatctcggcagttatttttaattatcaaCAGTTTTGAATGATCATATAAAATTACTTCTCCTAACTTCTCTGGGAAGTTTGAATTAATCTCATGGGTAAGAAATTCACCCGAATTTTAGCAAAGATTGCAGATTCTAATGCCTTTTAAGTCATTAACATGTTGATCATCTTCTAGACCTGTAACCTGGGAATCAGTCATAGCTCAAGGGATAGCAAAAATATAATTCAAAACTCTAAAAATTTATTCTGAGTTAGATGTCATCTGACATTTTCTAAGACATTAGAATTGTTTGCTTTACCTAAATCTTTACACTACAATAGAAGCCAGCTATAATCTGACATAtcacaaaaggaagaaaagaaattgctgcCTATTCTTGACATCCTTACGGAAGGCAGAATGGTCTGGCAGCAGTATTTCAGAGactaaacaaaaaaccaaaaacttgcATCTTACTCTTCTCATGGCTTGTGAGTCTTTCCAGCATCTGCAGAAATCTTCATGTATTGACTCAGAAAAATTCTCTGGGCAACAGGTTGTTCTGAGAAAttgtgaatgccccatccctggaagtgttcaaggactGGTTTGATGGAgatttgagcaacctgatctggtGGGAGGTggctctgcccatggcagaggatttggaactagatggttcttaaggtcccttccaacccaaagcattctaaGATTCTATGAAGACTTTCTAAGTGTTCCTTCTGGAACCCCTCTGGGAGAgatgaaattccattttttaaaagtaataatacCAGGCCTGTGGGTAGACAAAACACGTGTTCCCTACATGCAATGGAGCCAGTAGCAGCCTCTAGGTCTCCTCAACACCAACACAGACTCCAGAGAGGGCCTTCTTCTCCTGCCCactctttctgcctttcctaGAAAGATGTGTGAAAAACCCCAACTATGTCACTTTATTTTGAGACAGTTACTGAACAGcaacttcaaagaaaatgtgTCACTCACTAGAATGACTCCTTTGGGTGTGGCAAACTCCCAAACACtcagctgtttatttttaggactaatgtattttcatgtgttttacATCAGTTTAAGTATGAGAAAGAGCATGAGGTACAGAAGGTCTCTCTgtgctctttatttttcagaaaagctgaACCCACCAATCAACGTCTCAGTTTCCCTTGAAAACAGAAGTATTGAAATTCACTGGAAACCTCCACCTACTATTGgttcagcaaggaaaaaatgttttttatacCAAGTGAAAATAACCGATCATAAGGTAATCAGTTTCTCCGGTAGTACACTTAGTCTGTATAACATAACTTCcataaaaaaaaggaatccCTTGAACTCAACAGAATTTAATCTCAAACAAACTTTAAAGAAATCCCATTATCTTTAATGAACAATGCAACTTGTCTTTctggtaaaaatgaaaaatcaatacATTTTATGAAATCTTTCAGAGTCAGGCTTGCATTGAAGTGAACTGGAAGTTTTTGTCCCCTATATTAAATTTGATTTGCACATTAGTATCACATAGACCATAATGAGTTTTTTGTTACAGAAGAAGTGTTGTCTGAAAGCTAGGAAAGGCTGTTAGGTACCATGGGAAACAAGATTAgaatttgaaatgtttgttaAGTCTGAAATCCACAAGGCGAAACTCAGTAATAAGGAAAATCCTATGATTAGGAAATACAGCTCAAGTATGTCAACACAAAATAAGGAATTGAAATACAGGAgtcaacacagaagaaaaaaggtcTGTGGATTACATGGAACCACAGACTGAGTCAACCATTCTGTGTTCTTAGGCAAAGGTCAAATGTTATTTAAGTATATATGACCAGCATGTCACATGTAAGGTGCAGGTTGTGACTAATTTGCCCGTCTAGATGTTGAGTTCACCTGAAGTTTCACGTTGTGCTTTGAACACCACAAAATATTAATGACACCAGAACTGGAAGAGTCttaaagggaagagaaagaagacaCATGGTGCACAGGGTCAAATCCACATTACATCAGTCAGTAGGAGGAGAAGAGATCATGCTTTCCATCTTCTTCATGTATGAGATTCATACTTTCTACTTCTTTGTAGCCTTCTAACATCACTTTTAATTTATACAAGCAagagttttctctcttttgttaCTACTTCCTAAATTTTTCACATTGTTTATTTACAGAAgttttattcagtattttaaagTGGTGGATGATTTAGAGATCCCTCTGCTTTAAACTCCATCACTCCATGTTTGGGCTTGATCTTTTGAAGTGATGTGCTTTTTTCATAGGCACAATTACATGTGTTTCAAGATAGTCACAAAAATAGTGGACATCCTTCACCTGAAAAATACAAGATTTTATTCTACCTGAGAAGAAAGTGTAGCACAAAATGCTTTCAAATTCCTAAATGTCCTGCCATAAATTACACCTCCTTCCATCCTATCAGTTCTGAGTTTTAACATACATCAGATGAGAGTCAAATTGTATCTGGAGATAAAAACTTGTTCAGAAAATCTCCTCCTACTAGTTAGAGATGTAAATAGTAGTAGCTGACATCCCTAGTTTATATCTATTTGAACTGcaatgtaaaataatttaaaataatcccCTAAACCTCTCTTGATAGATTGCAAATGTCACTGCAGAGAACTATAAGTATCCATTTCATAAGCCAGCAAAAAAATGTGCAGCACAAGTGAGGGTAAAGAAAGAGATTTGCATAGCAAACAAGATCTGGAGTGATTGGAGTGAACCAGTACTTATTCATGATGGTAAGTTATATATTTGCTACTCGTAACTGTTATCATGAGTTATGTTATTACCATTCaacatatttatttcattatggcctctcttcttctccaggctcttATTGGGTCCTAACTGTGCCTAGGGGTCTATGGCACACACCAGGCTCACATGGCACTGCTGAAGGGGAGTCCTTAGTctgagctctgcttccctggtCTTTACAGAGCTGCTGTCCTAAATCACACCTGACTCTTGACAGCCTTTAGGAAATAGTAATGGTCAGCAGCTGACAAGGTCCTAACGTCCCTAAccatccctccatcctgctGCCTTGCCCTGCAAAGGACAGCCCACACATCTCTAAAAATACTCTCAACTGGAATCAGTAAGCCAAGAAATCCACAAAAGTCATAACATTTATGAAACCATATAGGCATTAAGGACTAAGTCCAAAATTTCCCTTATTACACGATGGAATCATTTTTTATCTGAAAGAGGTAGGAAATGGTTTAGCTCTCATTTAAATATATGTGCTCTGGTCCAAACAGCTCACATGAAcacaatatttttccttcaacCTCTATGAAGAAAACACCTAACATTGGAATGCTTACAAGGGAAACCTGTGCTTTCCATGATAAGAAAAATGCCTCCAAGTGCAGAAGCTTCCTGGAGTCAGGTTAGGCAGAGGGCAAGCAGTACAGTGGTGTGATGTTACATTTATAGAGAGAAAATTGTGTCTGTGTGCCAacatgcaaaacaaaagtaCAGTACTATGGgtagtaaaacaaaacaaggtaAGTATCATTATTTAATACAACAGACTGTATTTTGGAATATGTTTTGATCTTTGAACTCCAAATACATATTTATCTGAGGACAGGAAGTGCCAGGGGAGACATTATTGTTTTTGAAATGGATTGAATGTAAATTCAGTTATAGAGTTTACTGGATACTGGCTGCCTACTCTATCAGATGCCTCATTGTATCCCACTGGTCTGCTGAAACCTTTTTTGCCCTAAATACATTCACTTAACTTCAAAAGCCTGCCACTTGTGAAATACCTGGAGAGAGAAACCTAATTGCCCTTCATGTTCATTGTGGTGGAGGAGATAACTTTTCAGGCCATAAGAGTCTTGAATTCCTCTTTAAAGATTCCCCTTTCCTCTCACTAAAGACAGAGAAAGTCTAGGAGGGGTCTGCCTGGTCTGTCTGTCTGGCATCAGGCCAGACTCATTGATGTGTAGATAAGGGAAATCAGAAGAGGTCCTCTGGGTGGAGGCATGCAGATTGCCCTGCCAGCCTTTCACCAGAAGAAGGAAATGGAGTTGAGCAGTCACCATTCCAGTACCAGCCTCCCACACCTATCTCTCAGCATGTGCCATCTCCTTTAGCTGTTTCCAAcattgctgctttcccagcttcCTCTACAGCTGTTGCTGAGGTT encodes:
- the LOC116992271 gene encoding interleukin-5 receptor subunit alpha-like, translating into MARVTVIPVLLILSFFQHKTLFSTILASGQEDIKDALRLHNVLWITKNDSRVILSWNNNLTKEETKKYAVKYILVYKFFNTTKERKERLQEKEKIIHLKLHSGFNAKVKTQLFAKETEDIIKESDWTELIYKAPPVYIQNLSCIIYNITFFNCTWHIKEEAPEDIQIFTSYRHVGKVFACQQYIKNIKKKNIGCHMKEINFQPSRKINLNITVRNLRNSSRGLSYYKAFTPQTIEKLNPPINVSVSLENRSIEIHWKPPPTIGSARKKCFLYQVKITDHKIANVTAENYKYPFHKPAKKCAAQVRVKKEICIANKIWSDWSEPVLIHDEKTVDILLLSLTLFCPLIFLGGSLTYAFRRYRCLEVITMPVPRPSDDIKTWLADETHHQEHMSVQMEMHSVVTLGTTEKNRDENIQLQKCLKEFMLEDLQR